A DNA window from Coffea arabica cultivar ET-39 chromosome 6c, Coffea Arabica ET-39 HiFi, whole genome shotgun sequence contains the following coding sequences:
- the LOC113722081 gene encoding uncharacterized protein isoform X2 has product MNILTYQYATLTLNAPVFRFSRNIQNLKLSLLDYTNRRFYPCMSQAHKNPIFVWHTDYSCRQFALAVRCKNQNNSTISVSLENGGYDACALEKSYSLEKVHQETPEKNFWGAVGLIVGTAVGPGMLGLPAATLKSELSFAVMKQDSVAEVSFTGLARKTLGSSLELLTMLGYMPIVFFLASSLR; this is encoded by the exons ATGAACATCTTAACATATCAATATGCTACTTTGACGCTGAACGCACCCGTATTTCGTTTCTCAAGAAACATCCAAAATCTGAAATTGTCATTATTAGATTACACAAATCGGAGGTTCTACCCATGCATGTCTCAAGCGCACAAGAACCCAATATTTGTATGGCACACAGATTATTCCTGTCGACAATTCGCTTTGGCTGTAAGGTGTAAAAATCAGAATAATTCCACTATCTCTGTCAGTTTGGAGAATGGTGGTTATGATGCTTGTGCTCTGGAGAAATCTTACAGCCTTGAAAAAGTTCACCAAGAAACCCCTGAGAAGAATTTCTGGGGAGCTGTGGGTTTAATCGTGGGAACAGCTGTAGGGCCTGGAATGTTGGGATTACCTGCAGCAACCCTAAAATCAG AGCTCAGCTTTGCAGTAATGAAACAAGATAGTGTTGCTGAAGTTAGCTTCACGGGCCTTGCTAGGAAGACATTGGGAAGTAGTCTTG AGCTCTTGACTATGCTGGGATATATgccaattgttttctttttggcaTCCTCCCTCCGGTAA
- the LOC113722081 gene encoding uncharacterized protein isoform X1, giving the protein MNILTYQYATLTLNAPVFRFSRNIQNLKLSLLDYTNRRFYPCMSQAHKNPIFVWHTDYSCRQFALAVRCKNQNNSTISVSLENGGYDACALEKSYSLEKVHQETPEKNFWGAVGLIVGTAVGPGMLGLPAATLKSGPVPSTFALIFSWLYVISSVILVAELSFAVMKQDSVAEVSFTGLARKTLGSSLELLTMLGYMPIVFFLASSLR; this is encoded by the exons ATGAACATCTTAACATATCAATATGCTACTTTGACGCTGAACGCACCCGTATTTCGTTTCTCAAGAAACATCCAAAATCTGAAATTGTCATTATTAGATTACACAAATCGGAGGTTCTACCCATGCATGTCTCAAGCGCACAAGAACCCAATATTTGTATGGCACACAGATTATTCCTGTCGACAATTCGCTTTGGCTGTAAGGTGTAAAAATCAGAATAATTCCACTATCTCTGTCAGTTTGGAGAATGGTGGTTATGATGCTTGTGCTCTGGAGAAATCTTACAGCCTTGAAAAAGTTCACCAAGAAACCCCTGAGAAGAATTTCTGGGGAGCTGTGGGTTTAATCGTGGGAACAGCTGTAGGGCCTGGAATGTTGGGATTACCTGCAGCAACCCTAAAATCAGGTCCAGTTCCATCAACATTTGCCCTAATCTTCTCTTGGCTCTACGTTATTTCTTCTGTTATTCTTGTTGCAGAGCTCAGCTTTGCAGTAATGAAACAAGATAGTGTTGCTGAAGTTAGCTTCACGGGCCTTGCTAGGAAGACATTGGGAAGTAGTCTTG AGCTCTTGACTATGCTGGGATATATgccaattgttttctttttggcaTCCTCCCTCCGGTAA